tattaatttcaatagcaaattttattatattattaataacagaTTTGTACATATTTCGAAATGTATTTGCTTTTAACTGGAAATGTTCAagaatatttagttttattaaataatctaaataCTTGGTAAATATTGTGTCATTTAATGTGATTTACTTTTCAGATCCTCAACATTTTCGTAAAGTAGTTGTTTGGTTGGAGGATCAAAAAATACGACGGTATGATATACGAGATCGTAAAGAGTTACGTGACTTAAAAAGTGAGAATTGGCCTAATGTTTTTTCAACATATTGTAAGGATGTTAACTGTCCAGTCTCGGGTAACGCTTTGAGTCAACTTGAATGGCTGCTTGGACATGCAATCTGGTTAGAAGCAGAAAATAACAGTAAGATTGTccattacatttatattatttagatgaaaatgaaaattacaatcaaacttctgtgtttattttaatgaaattgttttcattaaatcaAGATCTTGTTGTAGTTTAATCCTTTGCAGtccataattattttcaaagtatagtaaaagtaatttgtaaACTGTGGTTTAGGTGAGGAATATTCCAAAAATGTGAAagagatgaaaataaaaatgaaaaatgaagcaCTGGTACCCCGCTTTATATCTAAGAATCcattagataatttaaactgtaagtatataaaaatattacaattcttaaaaattagatattaatacttataaattgattttagataatttatttcttttgtctCAGTTTCCTATAGTAAAAGACAAATCTTGCAtaagtacttttattttaatttaaatatttaaatataataaaaattgtcataTTTCTTGTGTTTTACATTGCTactaattatgaatattattgttatttgtaAGATTcgttataaaacaaaagtaaatcattgtttacttttaaaatttgaaatttacaaaatttctattcataAACTGactattccaaaataattagTTGACAGTAATGAGTTCAAAACTGGAACATACTCTGTGGCAAAGCTACTTCGTGTTCCACACCACTTGAATCATCTGCTCTCGTTAAAAGCCTGCAGTAAACTGGTGCAGAAGAGGTTAAACCCAGAGTGCTTGCAGAATCcaaattccaaaattattcGAGGCAAACCATTCCCTGTGATGAACATCGTTCCTGGGTTTCAACTGAACAAACCCGCATTAGAAAATGCGGCTAAGATCCTTGCCCTCCTTTATATTCAAGATATAAGAAatcttcaaacaaaaattaatgaggTGATCGTTCGCGTACAAAATATCACCGCTAATCCTAAGACGGACACTAAGTTAGGAAaagttggaaaataaataattatttataactaaaaGTATAGAAGATTCAAATGTGACACATTAAAAACCAGTCTATGTTAGCATAGGACTGGATCTCATCAGTAGATTGTCAGCAATAGTTTTGTTGATTTAAGGTTAAGTTACAGAAGTTTTGTGTTTCAAGCTGCAGATGCTGACTGATGTGTAGTAACAAAACTTGTCAACAAGAATATCATTTctggaaatataaattattactatgtgttttatatttattctaataagCATCAGATCTATAGGGTTCTCAGGAAAAGACAATTTGTTCGAAAATCATCTCAGAAATTATACTTTCTAGTACAATtgtagattattattttagtgtaataatttttgaaaatcaaaataattttggtcACATCACTACATAGTTCTTATTGTTTATCAGTTACTGAGACATAGACTGAGGCAtagtatgtattatttataatagcaCAATATTGctgcataattgaaaatgattttaagTTATCTGACATATATGTAAAAGTTGTCAGAATACaatcgtgtttggtctcatttccAATGAAAGAAACTTACCAAATATAATGGTACTTAGTATTACTTATGGTAAtacttatataatattaattataactgTCTGTTTGAATGTGCTGTGGTATGAAGTGCTTTATAGGAAATGTAATAggtatatatgtaaaatataaagttttgtaccttaaattgtaaaatgagattactgataaaattcttaacatgcaatttcaattcaattgcTTGGTAAtagacaaatatatttataaagttagTAAAAGTGAACGTCTATTTGACCTGTCAGTTTACTTAATATACCCGACTTTGTTTATGTTAGTAACCACTTAGATttaggtttaaaaaaaagaattgtaagAATCGTTCTCTGTCTATGCAATGTTTGTCATTTTGTTTGCATACATattcttaaattgtattaaagcATTCAAAGCTCCATTCTTATCCATTCCAAAAGGTTTCTCTCTTATAATGTTAGATTTGAAACTATTCCACGTTCGCAGCcgattagctcgctattactcgcgacgattttttgtaaattattactatgtATTTCAAAGTTATTCAATTgtttgtcgcgagtaataccgattaccaggtctcaccacgagGAGGTTGCTGCGAGCGGAGACCCGGAGGGAGATAGAAGTGGGGTTACTCTATGAAAATTACATTCGAAGTgttcatttcaaatataaatgttacagcCTTTGAAAAAAAGCTTcaaaattatgataaaaataattcaaccaTAACACATTTATACATTCTCctgaatttgaaaatgttcataattggatttttaatagaatctgttctacattataaatatttcttcgaatatGAGTGTTCCAtcttcttaaaaaaaagattcgaaATTACGAAGTACACCATAATCTCGAAAAGTtttctcaatttaaatttctatagcATTGCCAATTTTTCAGATTTCACAATCGTTTCAGGAAAATGCtttcaaagtttaaatttCGAAGGaccaaaatcgattttttttgctttaataTTACCAGACTGCCCTCTCGAATTAATCCAACAGacaagtttataaatatttgaatttattttctgcagttgaaaaacaatttcgattcgttgtttcaattacaattcttctaatttacaatttcggtttaacttaatatttacagagagaagaattgaaattagaaGCAACTTGTtctaataattcatatttttcagtaCTGCTCGAAATATTCGAGAAAAGTTCAAGATCACAGTGTATATTGCACATTCTTGGGACGATACGAATAATCGCGTGCTAAACACGACTAGACGCGAGACCCTAATGAACATAGTTCGtataaaatgatacaatttGTGCATATAAACAAGAAAGTCTAAGATTGCAACCTAAAAGATAGAAACTTTCTAATATGTGCTTTAGaagttacattatttaatacaacatgATTCCTGTTAGCacattctgtaacgaaatagcttcaagtgcaaaggattaaaaatagtaaacaaaatGATGATACGAGAAAAGTATGATTTAAATACagttaacgaaattaaatcatGGTGCCAATTAATGACTAATTACGTCGAGTACTCAGCGGTATAATAGTTTTATGCGCACCTTTTGTCGCGCAACACGTAGCTCAGCTAAAAGCGACTGCGTATTTCTGTAGCGCGGTcaggattttttaaatttatatttacacccttaattatgtacaaaaacgtattatttttgtttgaaataatctaTTAAAATGTTGGCGTTTAATTTGATAAACTCTGGCTTGGTTTCCGCCCAGATAGCCAGTCCGTGAAATATATAATCAATTTCTGATTCTATTTCACTATGTTGCGAATCcgtgttttcttcttttatcaCTATGGATTCTTCTTTCTCACATTCGGAAATCCATTCCATAATGTCATtctcattaattatttcaccaAATTGTTGCATATCTTCTGATATGCAGTCATTTGAATCCTGTCTTTCAGAAGTGTTATCCAAAGACGATCGACATAAAATATGTCTCCACAAATTTTGAATGGTTGTTGCTGTTATCATGTCCCATGCCTCTGCAATCATATCGATGCAGTCTTTTATATCataatccaaataaaattgttgaactCCTATGTCATGCTGCAATACCCGACAGAGTAGTTTGTGCCTGAATAACTTTTTGCATTTGGTAATTATACTTTGGTCCATGGGTTGCATTCTTGAAGTTGTATTGGATGGTAGAAACATTTGCTTAAATTGACAATCTTCCAGTGCTTCTTCAGAGAGTATGAGTCCTTTCGAATTGTTCACTAACAGTAATACTTTCCCTACGCGATTCTGTTGCACCTGGTATTCCTTTACActctgtttaaaataattggtgtaccaatcgttaaaaataggTTCAGTAATCCAGCTATTTGGTTCATTTTTGTATACCACTGGCAAAAGTTGCATACAATGTTTTAATGCTCTTGGATTTGCATATTTGTGTACAAAGAGGATTGGCAGTTTGTGCGCGCCAGTAGTATTGGCACAAAGTGCCACAGTGatacaatctttttttatttttctgctgTTCACCCATTGTTCACCTTCATGAAGCAGTAGTCTTTGCGGAAGAGCTTTCCACATTAAGCTCATCACATCCATAACATAGACATCATCTTCAAAGATATCTTCGTCTGTTAATATACGATTTAATTCCTCTGGAAATTTCTCTGGAGCAAATGCATTCACGCCAACCCACTCTCGGTAGACACCACCAAGACGTAAATTGTGTCTTCTCTTAAAACACTCGAGCCAACCGTTGCTCGCCACAAAATTTGAGGGACCACCGAATTCTATATGCAATTCCATCGCTTTCTTCTGCAAGAGATTATTCGTCAGAACATCTCCTAACGCTCGCCTCTCCATAACCCAGGTGTACAATCGGCTGTCAACAATTCCGTGTAGCACTGGTCGAATTCTTTTCGAATGTAAACAACTAGTACAATCCGAAAATTGACGAATCGACGTCGcattttttcgatatttttgtatagttCTTTTGTGGAGACCATATTCAGCAGCGAGTTTATCCGGAGAGACACCTTCTTCTAATTTCTGGAGAATCTCCAGACGTTTCTCGTAGgtaatttgttgtatttttccTGCAGAACTGGACGCCATcttgacaatttctttttacatacaCCCATATATACTACATTACTGAACTATACTAGCCATTGAGCGCTGAGTTGATACTATCATACTGCGATACTAGCATACTAGCTAATACTAGCATAGCTCAGTGTACTAGACGATTTGACCATAATATGGTCGAAGACagacgaaaattattttaataattttcataataattatattcatctCTCACGAAACAtgtaagaaaatgaaaagagtttctaaaataattagttGTAGGCCCCAATAAGTCTAGATTCGTCCCTggatacatacagggtgtcccaaaaatgttgtaacaccttgaaagaggtggttcgagagatgatttgaaacaactttttccttagcgaaaatgttgtccgaggcttcgttgaggagatattaacggaaaacattgaccaatcagaacgcgcggataccgttggagcggccgcggtagcgaaggctatgtgctaagCGGCCACGCTTGTACGCAAACaagcgactcgacgtgcatcgaagggcATTGGACACGGctgcttagctcgtagccttcgctaccacggccgttccaacggtatacgcgcgctctgattggtcggggttttctgttaatatctccttaacgaagcctcggacaacattttcgctaaggaaaaacttgttttaaatcacctcccgaaccacccctttcaatgtgttacaacattttttggacaccctgtatactgattattcaaaaatgcgattatatataaattataaaagaactTACTTTTAGAGGCTCTAacgtttataataattttcaaatggaaataaaCCTAATATACTCTTAGATAGAATGCAGTAAACCAATGTGGACCAATGAGATGCTTTCACAGTTGCATGGTTTGTTTACCTGTGGTTCTTTGAGTTGAACGCAATATAGATTTGTCGAAGTATCGTTGCTTCGTATTCTCcgttaaaatggaaaaatgaaacaacgaGTTTGCTATCTATATGATAAATGAGAAAGGATCTAACGAAGTTTGACAGTTGACAAGTCTTCCTAAGGTGTTATGAAGTGGTATTGTCAGGTGCTACATTCAATTATGTGCATGGATATTTCGTATAACTTGCtggtatataataatagtaattaattataatacacagaaatatgattaattaaacaagaaagtatcgtaaaatgtaatttattgctTGAATTAAGTAATATGACGTGGATATAATAATCAAAAACCGATATCGTTAtggataataatttatctacTCATGtttttgaaacgttttaaatttgacaatttgTTAAGGTAAGAATAATTGATATCGTGTCACGAAATTCACGGCAGAATCATCAAAATTATACTGTTACAATTGACCGTTTAATTTAGATTAGCGATTTTATAATCATTTACGAAATGGCCTCTGCTATGgaacagcaacagcagcaaacCACCCTAGAATTTTATCAGGCAATGgctgattttaaaaatatgtttccacAAATGGATGATGATGTGATTgaggtaaaataaattaatagaaatataaaatgaaagaaatatatacgtaacaattgttataaatcTTTTACATTGGGCATTCAATTTATGTGcgaaatgattttatttaaaatctttatGTTACTTACTTTTACTATTTAGGCAGTACTAAGGTCTAATCAAGGAGCTGTAGATACAACAATTGATCAGTTACTTGCTATGAGTACtgacaatgaaaatgaaaagatcaGAAgtgaattagaacaaaatgaaaaatcaccgAGTACCTCTAAATCACCAAAAAAGGACCCTGTTAAGTCCTTgagaaatatacataaatggCAACCTGCTTTACTAGGACCATTACCAGAGACATTTCTTAAACTTTCCCATCAAGTTCCAAAAGAAAAGTTTGATTCGTCGTATTCGACAGATTATTCCATGTTGGAAGATGCAAGAATCGCTATGTTTCTTCAGAATGAAGAATTCATGGCTGAATTACGTTGGAATGAAGATTTTTTGTCAACCTTAGAAAGTGGTACATGGCATACTTTCATAATTTCCATAATTATTACCATTATGTAAATAGCActtaaatgattatttttttttttagatgcaaAAATACCAGGAACAAATCTTGAAAAATGCAGTGGTCAGGTTGGTCACGACGATGAGGACCTTTTTAAAGAAAGGCTCAAAAATATGGGCAAAAGTATGAGAGTTTATTTACTTAATACATGCAGttactaataattatataattctatcatttttacttcgaTTATATTCTTGTAGTGTCTCGGCGTAAATTTGCACAACTTACTAAAGTCTTTACACGCAATAAAAAACGAGGAGGAAGGCAGTTACTACCACCGACAGCTTCTTGCGATGACTTACTGGACCCTGAAGAGTCATCTAGATCTCAGTCTTAAAAGTTTTATcatctttcttattttattaatggaaAACAATTTCGGCATGTGTTATTCAAAAGCAAGGAAGAAGCATATCTAAATTAAcgtaattgaatgaaaaataagaagaaagatATAGATTGGAATCGTTTTGCCTGtaaaaattcagtaaattagaaattaattagcaATTCACATTTATGTTTTGTGCAGTAAATAATGCACCAATACTTATAAAGTTGCTTGGATACAATTTGacttaaaaattcagaaagatCAAAACGCAGAATATAGAACTAATACTCTTagatattatataaaacaaaatgcaaagctgcaaaatatttcgtattttaataacTTATTACAAATAAGTACACTCTCTACATAGTAACAGAACAATAATTACTACAACTATACTATTAAGATAAGGACTTATGAAGCTTTGATGGAAAACATTATTCTTTCTGTTACTGCAAAATGGTgaaatttattagttttatgCATggcatattgtttataaaattaaccATTATAATGTTGATattgttttaagaaatttatagttgtttttgttttatagaaactttgaatgatttatattaatttgaaaggtACTATTCGTAGtaattagtaaatgttgttaaagTATACAGCAAACAATGTTTAcagatattaaacaaacatagtAAAAAATTTAGCGCAAGTGTTAAGAGTAAAAATGACAGCTGATATTTgtgattttgtatttaatttgtaagttATAGGAAaatttacttgtaaattaaatatcgtgAAGGACGTCTAAATTCACTAATGTAGAAAAAAAGACTTCGTTTTATATTCCCGTTGCGGTAATGAGTTATATGTATAAgtacattttctaaaatactcAGTTATTTATAGCTATAGTTGTAAGTGCAATTAATTCTAGTCAGTTCGTCTAGccattacttatttaaaagtaaatatcaaGCATTGTAATATTGTTGgtttagaaaacattaatataaatgagCATAGT
This portion of the Hylaeus volcanicus isolate JK05 chromosome 4, UHH_iyHylVolc1.0_haploid, whole genome shotgun sequence genome encodes:
- the LOC128876040 gene encoding jerky protein homolog-like, which codes for MASSSAGKIQQITYEKRLEILQKLEEGVSPDKLAAEYGLHKRTIQKYRKNATSIRQFSDCTSCLHSKRIRPVLHGIVDSRLYTWVMERRALGDVLTNNLLQKKAMELHIEFGGPSNFVASNGWLECFKRRHNLRLGGVYREWVGVNAFAPEKFPEELNRILTDEDIFEDDVYVMDVMSLMWKALPQRLLLHEGEQWVNSRKIKKDCITVALCANTTGAHKLPILFVHKYANPRALKHCMQLLPVVYKNEPNSWITEPIFNDWYTNYFKQSVKEYQVQQNRVGKVLLLVNNSKGLILSEEALEDCQFKQMFLPSNTTSRMQPMDQSIITKCKKLFRHKLLCRVLQHDIGVQQFYLDYDIKDCIDMIAEAWDMITATTIQNLWRHILCRSSLDNTSERQDSNDCISEDMQQFGEIINENDIMEWISECEKEESIVIKEENTDSQHSEIESEIDYIFHGLAIWAETKPEFIKLNANILIDYFKQK
- the LOC128876041 gene encoding RNA transcription, translation and transport factor protein; translation: MFKRRLKVLGYVECDKVNANDPQHFRKVVVWLEDQKIRRYDIRDRKELRDLKSENWPNVFSTYCKDVNCPVSGNALSQLEWLLGHAIWLEAENNSEEYSKNVKEMKIKMKNEALVPRFISKNPLDNLNFDSNEFKTGTYSVAKLLRVPHHLNHLLSLKACSKLVQKRLNPECLQNPNSKIIRGKPFPVMNIVPGFQLNKPALENAAKILALLYIQDIRNLQTKINEVIVRVQNITANPKTDTKLGKVGK
- the LOC128875013 gene encoding CUE domain-containing protein 1 — protein: MASAMEQQQQQTTLEFYQAMADFKNMFPQMDDDVIEAVLRSNQGAVDTTIDQLLAMSTDNENEKIRSELEQNEKSPSTSKSPKKDPVKSLRNIHKWQPALLGPLPETFLKLSHQVPKEKFDSSYSTDYSMLEDARIAMFLQNEEFMAELRWNEDFLSTLESDAKIPGTNLEKCSGQVGHDDEDLFKERLKNMGKMSRRKFAQLTKVFTRNKKRGGRQLLPPTASCDDLLDPEESSRSQS